Part of the Acidaminococcales bacterium genome, CTTACGCGGCCGGCCTGACGGACGAATTCGTCCTGCCGTTTCGGATGGACGCCGGTTCCTTTGGCGGGATAAAGGCGGATGACGGAGTTGTATTTTATAATTTCCGGGCGGACAGGGCGCGGGAAATCACCCGCGCCCTCGCTTTGCCGGATTTTTCGGCGTTTCCCCGCCCCAACGGCCTCCTGCCGGCCAATTACGTCTGCATGACCGAATATGACGCTACCTTCCCTTTCCCGGTCGCTTTTGCGCCTGAGGACATAAAGGCGACGCTGGGCGAAGTGCTGGCCGGCTGCGGGCTGAAGCAGCTCAGAATGGCCGAGACGGAAAAATACGCCCATGTTACCTTCTTTTTCAACGGCGGCGTGGAAACGCCCAATAAAGGGGAAGACCGGGTGCTTGTCCCTTCGCCCAAGGTCGCGACTTATGATCTCAAACCGGAAATGAGCGCGCCCATAGTAACCGAAAAAGCGTTGGAACTGATCGCGCAGGATTTGTATGACGTTATCATCATAAATTACGCCAACTCCGACATGGTGGGACATACCGGCGTGCTGGACGCCGCGATAAAGGCGGTGGAGACGGTGGACAGGTGCGTGGGCGCGCTGGTCGGGGCGGTTGTCGCCAAAGGGGGCGTAGCCTGCATTACCGCCGACCACGGCAACGCCGAGCAGATGCGCGAAGAGGGCGGCACTGAGCCGCATACCGCGCACACAACTAACAAAGTGCCCTTTATTCTCGTTGGCGGCGAATACAAAGGCGCAAAACTGCGGGAAGGGATACTGG contains:
- the gpmI gene encoding 2,3-bisphosphoglycerate-independent phosphoglycerate mutase encodes the protein MNKKKPLLLVIMDGFGLRESKEYNAVKLAATPCLDKLCAEYPHTGLIASGTDVGLPEGQMGNSEVGHLNIGSGRIVYQELTRISKAIKDGSFFENQVLLSALRQVKEKGSFLHLIGLLSDGGVHSHIEHLFALLKLAKKEKVGKVCVHALLDGRDTPPQSGIGFVERLEAELKATGIGEIATVAGRYYAMDRDNRWERVEKAYRVLALREGGTAENAASGVNASYAAGLTDEFVLPFRMDAGSFGGIKADDGVVFYNFRADRAREITRALALPDFSAFPRPNGLLPANYVCMTEYDATFPFPVAFAPEDIKATLGEVLAGCGLKQLRMAETEKYAHVTFFFNGGVETPNKGEDRVLVPSPKVATYDLKPEMSAPIVTEKALELIAQDLYDVIIINYANSDMVGHTGVLDAAIKAVETVDRCVGALVGAVVAKGGVACITADHGNAEQMREEGGTEPHTAHTTNKVPFILVGGEYKGAKLREGILADIAPTMLQILGIEKPAQMTGESLIVS